From Chaetodon trifascialis isolate fChaTrf1 chromosome 1, fChaTrf1.hap1, whole genome shotgun sequence, one genomic window encodes:
- the trip4 gene encoding activating signal cointegrator 1 has protein sequence MSDALLQWCVDQLHHKFGLEACEDIVQYILSIEKAEEIEEYVGDLLQGTDGRKGQFIDELLVRWKKTQRQATDNAGLFVLKESASLADSQDMTKDTQKKSKRKGRNKQEVMTVSQTEPEPEAVKTPIDLMRAQENSSTSSTKKKNKFVSLYNKEGQDRLAVVLPGRHACECLAQKHKLINNCISCGRIVCEQEGSGPCVFCGSLVCTKEEQEILQRDSNKSQKLRKKLMGDCGDRDYLPHQEAIMKTGLEKAVQHKDKLLEYDRNSVRRTQVLDDESDYFATESNQWLSPSEREKLRKKEEELRELRHASRKDRKITLDFAGRQVIDEGNNLNEYYNKLDETLKAMSNDSTSKSMYSERKGGRQNSRDLVNPNIMQSAPEWVDIGGSGNSKRNVQQGTKVVKDKGDERSRLRLQDKELQEMSDGGWCLSMHQPWASLLVRGIKRVEGRTWYTSHRGRLWIAAAAKKPTPQETAEVEAMYRHIYKKEPRFPKDYPTGCLLGCVNMTDCLSQEQFREQFPDTCEESASPFVFICTNPQELLVKFPMKGKHKIWKLESQYLQGAKKGLVPSAAE, from the exons ATGTCGGACGCTTTGTTGCAGTGGTGCGTGGACCAGTTACACCACAAGTTTGGCCTGGAGGCATGTGAAGACATCGTCCA ATACATTCTATCCATTGAAAAGGCTGAGGAGATTGAGGAGTATGTGGGAGACCTCCTGCAGGGAACAGATGGGCGAAAAGGTCAGTTTATAGATGAGCTCCTCGTCAGATGGAAGAAGACGCAACGACAGGCCACAGATAATGCGGGTCTTTTCGTTCTCAAGGAATCCGCCTCATTAGCag ATTCACAAGACATGACCAAAGACACCCAAAAGAAGTCCAAACGCAAGGGCCgtaacaaacaggaagtgatgactGTGAGCCAAACAGAGCCTGAGCCAGAGGCAGTCAAAACTCCCATTGATCTGATGAGG GCTCAAGAAAACAGTAGTACCTCttcaacaaagaagaaaaataagttTGTCAGTCTCTATAACAAAGAGGGACAGGACAGGCTGGCTGTCGTACTCCCAGGTCGACATGCCTGCGAGTGCCTTGCCCAAAAGCACAAGCTTATTAACAACTGCATCAGCTGTGGTCGCATTGTGTGTGAGCAAGAGGGCTCGGGACCCTGCGTCTTCTGTGGAAGCCTG GTTTGCAcaaaagaggagcaggagatcCTGCAGCGAGACTCCAACAAAAGCCAGAAACTAAGAAAGAAGCTTATGGGAG ACTGTGGAGACAGAGATTATCTCCCGCACCAAGAGGCCATAATGAAGACTGGCTTGGAGAAAGCTGtccagcacaaagacaaactgctgGAATATGACAGGAACAG TGTCAGGAGAACGCAGGTTCTGGATGATGAGTCAGATTACTTTGCCACTGAATCCAATCAGTGGTTGTCGcccagtgagagagaaaagctgaggaagaaggaagaggagctcAGAGAACTCCGCCATGCCTCGCGCAAGGACAGGAAGATCACATTGGACTTCGCTGGCAGACAAGTGATTGATGAGGGAAATAACCTCAACGAGTACTACAACAA GTTGGATGAGACCCTCAAGGCTATGAGCAATGACTCTACATCAAAGTCAATGTATTCTGAAAGAAAAGGTGGAAGGCAGAACAGCAGGGACCTGGTCAACCCCAACATAATGCAGTCTGCTCCCGAG TGGGTGGATATTGGAGGCAGCGGAAACTCAAAGAGAAACGTGCAGCAGGGAACGAAAGTGGTGAAAGACAAAGGAGACGAACGTTCCAGGTTGCGGCTCcaagacaaagagctgcaggagatGTCTGATGGGGGCTGGTGCCTCAGCATGCACCAACCATGGGCCTCACTACTGGTCAGAGGCATTAAGAG ggtaGAGGGGCGAACTTGGTACACATCCCACCGGGGTCGTCTTTGGATTGCTGCTGCAGCTAAGAAGCCCACCCCTCAGGAGACAGCTGAGGTGGAAGCCATGTACCGCCACATCTACAAGAAAG AGCCCAGGTTTCCTAAAGACTACCCCACTGGCTGCCTGCTGGGCTGCGTCAACATGACCGACTGCCTGTCTCAGGAGCAGTTCAGAGAACAG